The Osmerus eperlanus chromosome 25, fOsmEpe2.1, whole genome shotgun sequence genome contains a region encoding:
- the nkx3-1 gene encoding homeobox protein Nkx-3.1, producing the protein MSTKPLTSFFIEDILSIKEKSQCNTRWASNQSTDGCALWIDARSGQVSDHFNLQDTEFVARKESSDRPFDDSEAARGFTSLGKQKRSRAAFTHLQVLELEKKFNHQKYLSAPERSHLANTLRLTETQVKIWFQNRRYKTKRKQATELHKDTRKSEGLGIEDDCVRASLFDTFYKSYQYRPYLCDFGGVWRPMVW; encoded by the exons ATGTCTACTAAGCCTCTGACTTCGTTTTTTATCGAGGACATACTGTCAATCAAGGAAAAATCACAATGTAACACCAGGTGGGCTTCAAATCAGTCTACGGATGGGTGCGCGCTGTGGATTGACGCACGGTCTGGCCAGGTTTCAGATCACTTTAACTTGCAGGACACCGAATTTGTAGCACGAAAAG AATCTAGTGACAGACCTTTCGACGACTCCGAAGCAGCGAGAGGTTTTACATCATTGGGGAAGCAAAAACGCTCTCGCGCTGCTTTTACGCATCTGCAAGTTCTTGAATTGGAAAAGAAATTCAATCACCAGAAGTACTTGTCCGCTCCCGAAAGATCTCACCTGGCCAACACTTTAAGACTAACTGAAACCCAGGTAAAAATCTGGTTTCAGAACAGAAGATACAAGACTAAAAGGAAACAAGCCACGGAGTTACATAAAGACACAAGGAAATCAGAAGGACTTGGTATAGAGGACGATTGTGTCAGAGCATCACTTTTTGACACGTTCTACAAATCCTACCAATATCGACCGTATTTGTGTGACTTTGGAGGTGTCTGGAGACCCATGGTTTGGTGA